In Microbacterium terrisoli, the genomic stretch CGTCTGGTCGGCGGGGCGGTACAGGCGGGGAAGCCGCTGTCCGGACAGGATGCCGCGCAGCCCGCCGGCTTCGACCTGGAAGAACCGGCCGTCCACGTCGAAGCGCACGGTGTCGTCGTCCTGCGCGACGGGCTGTTCGTTCCACACCCCGCGGAACACCCGGGCGAACTCGACCAGTCGGGCCGCGGCATCCCGTTCGTCCAGGGCCTTCTCGTGCGGCGCACGTGCCCGCAGAGCAAGGTCGAGGCGCCCCGACGCCGCGCGCTGCGCCGTGGCGAACAGCTTCGCCAGGTACACGGGGCTGCCGGCGCCTGCATGGGTCTCGACGATGATGCGCGTCTGGCGAGTGGCGCGGGCGAGGATGCCGGCGACGACCAGCGTGCTGTCGCCGGCATCGTCCCACGGGAGATAGAGGGCGTCGAATCCGGCCTGGTCGGCGCCGCGGGCGATCTGCTCGTAACGCGACACGGCGGCCGTACCGGTGATCCCGGGGTGCCGGGTGGGGACGGTCCATGCGAACTGCGTCGCCGGCCGGGACAGTGACCTGGACATGGTGC encodes the following:
- a CDS encoding LLM class flavin-dependent oxidoreductase, which produces MSRSLSRPATQFAWTVPTRHPGITGTAAVSRYEQIARGADQAGFDALYLPWDDAGDSTLVVAGILARATRQTRIIVETHAGAGSPVYLAKLFATAQRAASGRLDLALRARAPHEKALDERDAAARLVEFARVFRGVWNEQPVAQDDDTVRFDVDGRFFQVEAGGLRGILSGQRLPRLYRPADQTGDATVYGTVITQRPTAGHALAVGILTRVSEAEARADAAQTGVNDGIVGSHAQTIDALAEAIGDGVTEIVFRAADPIADLYRVAENVLPALDAGRRVGDAEATEPADTRTDTEKDTDTEKEEAAA